In the genome of Variovorax sp. PAMC26660, the window CCGGCTTGACGGCCAGCGCCTGATTGAGGGCCGCCGTGCGGCCGCTGACCGTGCCCTGCCCGTCGATGACGCGCACCGTCCAGCCGATGGCGCGCGCCGCTTCTTCGACGCCCTTGCTGACGCCGACGATGCCGCCGTTCTTCATGTCGCCCGCGACGAAGACGATGGTCTTGCCGGCCGTGGCCTTGGGGCCGGAGGTCGGGCCGTCCCATTTCTCCTTGGTCATGGTCGCGACCTCGACCTTCTTCTTCGCGGCATCGAGAAAATCGTCGGCCAGGGCCTTGGGTGCCAGCGTGGCGGCGCACAGCGCCAGCACGGCGGCGGCCACGGTGCGGGCGTGGCGAACTGTCTTGTTCTTCATGCGTGTCTCCAGTCGTTGGTTGTTGGATGGGCCGTCAGGCCGAAGGCGTCGAGGGAACCGATGGCGCGTGGTCGAGTTGCCGCTCGGCAATGCGCCGCTTGATCGAGCGGTTGCGCCGCTGCTGCGCCCAGCCCGCGATGCCGATGGACACCAGCAAGGTCAGCCCATTGAAGAGCGGCTCGACATAGAAGGCGCCCCCGAACTGCTGGATGCCCGAGATGCCGATGGCAAGAATCGCCACGCCGACCAGCGTGCCCCACACGTTCACGCGGCCGGGCCGGATGGTGGTGGAACCGAGGAAGGCGCCGACCAGCGCCGGCAGCAAAAATTCGAGCCCCACGCTGGCCTGCCCGATCTGCAGCCGCGAGGCGAGCAGCACGCCCGCAAAGCCCGACAGCAGGCCCGACGCGACGAACGCGCCCATCACATGCTTGCGCACCGCGATGCCGTTGAGCTGCGCCGCCTTCGGGTTGGCGCCGATCACGTACAGCGCGCGGCCCAGCGGCGTGAATTCGGTGACCACCCACAAGGTGACGCTCACCGCGAGCACGTAGAAGGCGCCGATGGGCAGCCCCAGCAGGTTGCCGCCTGCAATGCCGACAAAGCCATCAGGCAATTCACCCACCACCTGCCGCCCGCCGCTGTGCCACATGGCCACCGCGTAGATCACGGTGCCGGTGCCCAGCGTGGCAATGAAGGAGTCGATCTGCGCCAGCTCGACCAGCAGGCCGTTGAGCATGCCGAAGAGCGCGGCGCAAACCAGCACCACAAGCACAGCCACCGGCCATGGCAGGCCCAGTTGGGTCTGCAGGCTGATCGCCAGGATGTGCCACAGCACGATGCCGTAACCCACTGTGAGGTCGATCTTGCCGGTGATCATCGGGATGGTCGCGGCCAGAGCGAGCAGCGCGATCACCGACTTGTCGGCCAGGATCGCGCGCAGGTTGAACAGCGTCGGAAAGGTATCGGGCAGCAGCAGCGAGAACAACAGCGCGAGCCCCACCATCAGCACCACCAAACCGTAGACCGGTATGGCGCGGCCGATGCGCTGCGCGACGGACAGCGCTTCGCCGTCGAGGGACTTGTCGGGCTCCAGCGCGGTGGACTTGATCGAACTGCTGCTCATGCGGAAATTTCCTCGTGCGCCACGACGGCGCCTGCTGCCAATGCCAGAAGTTTTTCGACCGTGATCGCATCGCCTTCGAGTTCGGCGGCGATCAGCCCGTCGCGGAACACGAGCACACGGGTGCAGACGGTCGCGATCTCCTCGAAGTCGGTGGAGACGACCACCAACGCGGCGCCGGCCTCCGCGCGTTCGCGCAGCACGCCGTAGATCTGCCGCTTGGCGCCGACATCTACACCGGCGGTCGGCTCTTCGAGCACCACGAGCGGCTTGTCCAGGTGGAACCAGCGCGCCAACACCACCTTCTGCTGGTTGCCGCCCGAGAGCTGCTGCACCTCGGCCGAAGGCGCGGGCGGGTTGACGTCGAAACGCCGGATCAGCGCGAGCGCGCTGTCGTTCTCGCGGCGCGGGCGGCCGAAGGCCAGGCCACGGTCGCCGTGCATCGCGGCATTCGGAAAGAGGTTCTCCAGCACGGTCATCGAGCCGGCGAGGTTTTCTTCGAGGCGTTCACCGGCCACGTAGGCCACGCCTGCGCGAATGGCATCGGCGGGGCATGTGAAGCCGCACGCCTTGCCGAGCAGGTCCATGCGCCCGGCCGACAGCGGCTCGCGTCCGAAGATGGCGCGGCTGATCGCTTCATGTCCCGCGCCGCGCAGGCCCACCAGCCCCAGCACTTCGCCGCGATGCACGCTCAGGCTCAACGGCCCGGCGTTGCCGCTGGCCGCGCCGTCGAGCCGCAGCACGGGGTCGCGGAGCACAGGCGCCCTGGCTTTCTGCACCGAAGCCGACAAGGTCTTGCCGACGATCAGGCCCACGAGTTCGCCTTCGTTCGTTTCGGCGGTGGTCTTCACTGCGACCAGCTTGCCGTCGCGCATCACGGCCGCGCGGTCGGAGATGGCCATGACCTCGTCGAGCCGGTGCGACACGTACAGCATCGCCATGCCCTGGCGGCGCAGCTCGCGCAGCACGCCGAACATGCGCTCCACGTCGCTCATGGGCAGGCTGGCCGAGGGCTCGTCGAGCACCAGCAGCCGCGCCTTCACTTCGAGCGCACGGCCGATGGCCAGCAGGGACTTTTCGGCGCGGGTGAGCGAAAACACGCGGCGACCGGGGTCGATGTCGCAGCCCACGCGCGCCATCACACGGCGCGCGATGACGCTCGCGGCGGACCAGTCGATCAGGCCGAAGCGACGCGGGTAGCCGGTGCCCAGGCACACGTTCTCCGCCACCGTCATCCATTCGACAAGGCCCAGGTCCTGGTGGATGAAAGCCACCGGCTGTTCGCGCCGGTCGCCGCGCCGCCAGTCGGCCTGCGCGCGGCCATCGAAAAAAATCTCGCCCTGGTCCGCGGGATAGATGCCCGCGAGCAGCTTGATGAGCGTCGACTTGCCGGCGCCGTTTTCGCCGAGCAGCGCAAGGATTTCGCCGGCACGCACGTCGAGCGTGACGTTGTCCACGGCCTGCGTGCCGCCGAAGCGTTTGCTGATGGACTGGAACTGCAGCAAGTGAGGCGTGCTGCTGCTCATGCGCAGGTCGCTCCGCGTGTGTTCAGGCGGATGCGGTAGAGCGAAGTCGAGGCGCACACATACAGCTCGTCGCCCTGCGCGCCGCCGAAGGTGAGGTTGCCCACCTTCTCCGGCACCGCGATGCGCGCCATGCGCGTGCCGTCGGGGTGGTAGACCTGCACGCTGTCGGCGCTGCTCGTGTAGACGAAGCCGTGCACATCGACACGAAAGCCATCGGACAGCCC includes:
- a CDS encoding ABC transporter permease translates to MSSSSIKSTALEPDKSLDGEALSVAQRIGRAIPVYGLVVLMVGLALLFSLLLPDTFPTLFNLRAILADKSVIALLALAATIPMITGKIDLTVGYGIVLWHILAISLQTQLGLPWPVAVLVVLVCAALFGMLNGLLVELAQIDSFIATLGTGTVIYAVAMWHSGGRQVVGELPDGFVGIAGGNLLGLPIGAFYVLAVSVTLWVVTEFTPLGRALYVIGANPKAAQLNGIAVRKHVMGAFVASGLLSGFAGVLLASRLQIGQASVGLEFLLPALVGAFLGSTTIRPGRVNVWGTLVGVAILAIGISGIQQFGGAFYVEPLFNGLTLLVSIGIAGWAQQRRNRSIKRRIAERQLDHAPSVPSTPSA
- a CDS encoding sugar ABC transporter ATP-binding protein; the protein is MSSSTPHLLQFQSISKRFGGTQAVDNVTLDVRAGEILALLGENGAGKSTLIKLLAGIYPADQGEIFFDGRAQADWRRGDRREQPVAFIHQDLGLVEWMTVAENVCLGTGYPRRFGLIDWSAASVIARRVMARVGCDIDPGRRVFSLTRAEKSLLAIGRALEVKARLLVLDEPSASLPMSDVERMFGVLRELRRQGMAMLYVSHRLDEVMAISDRAAVMRDGKLVAVKTTAETNEGELVGLIVGKTLSASVQKARAPVLRDPVLRLDGAASGNAGPLSLSVHRGEVLGLVGLRGAGHEAISRAIFGREPLSAGRMDLLGKACGFTCPADAIRAGVAYVAGERLEENLAGSMTVLENLFPNAAMHGDRGLAFGRPRRENDSALALIRRFDVNPPAPSAEVQQLSGGNQQKVVLARWFHLDKPLVVLEEPTAGVDVGAKRQIYGVLRERAEAGAALVVVSTDFEEIATVCTRVLVFRDGLIAAELEGDAITVEKLLALAAGAVVAHEEISA